From the Falsiruegeria litorea R37 genome, the window CACCCACAAAAGCCCCGCGCGGGATTTCGAACGACACGTCATCGACCGCCTTGAGCGTCTTTTTGTTGAATATCTTGCCGCCGATGGAAAACTCGACCGACAGATCCTTGGTTCTGATCAGAGGTTTGGTCATGGCAGGCTCGGCACGTCTTCGGGGAACAGGGCCGCGAAATGACCGGGGGTGACCTCGGTCAAGGGCGGGCGTTCGGTTTCATAGCGTGATCCCGGTTGCAATTCCGGGTTGCGGGGGTGGAACACGCAGCCGTTGGGGCGTTCAAGTGGCGAGGGGATGTCACCGGGAATGGGTGTCAATGGCGCGTCCAGATCATCAAGCCGGGGCAAGGCGTTCAAAAGCCCACGGGTATAGGCGTGTGCAGGCGTTCGGATCACATCGCGCACCGGGCCGCTTTCCAGAATACGACCCAGATACATCACCGCCACCTTGTCGGCGGTCTGGGCCACGACGCTCAGGTCATGGGTGATGAAAATGATGCCCATGCCAAATTCAGCCACCAGATCGCGCATCAGATCCAGCACTTGCGCCTGAATGGTCACATCCAATGCAGTTGTAGGTTCATCCGCGATCAACAACTTGGGCTTGGTCGACAGCGCCATGGCGATCATCGCCCGCTGACGCATCCCACCCGACAATTCAAACGCGTATTGGCCGAACCGTATCGACGGGTCCAGGATACCAACCCGATCCAGCATCTCGATCGACAGCTCTTTGGCCTGCTTCTTGTTCATGTTGGTGTGAATGAGCAGTTGCTCGACCATCTGGCTGCCGATGGTCATGGCCGGCGCAAAGCTTGCCATGGGTTCCTGAAAGATCATGCTGACCGCCCCGCCACGCACGACCTGCATGTCGCGTGGCCGCTTCAGGCCCATCACATCAACAGGCCCGTCATCCAAATGCAGGGTGATCCGGCTGTCGGGTCCGTAAACAGTGTTGCGCGCGTTCAGCTTCATCAGCGACTTGGCCGTCACCGACTTGCCCGAGCCGCTTTCGCCCACCAGCCCCATCACTTCACCCGGTTTCAGCGAGAATGAAACATCGTCGACGGCCGTCACCAGCCCCTCGTCGGTTTTGAACTGAACCGTCAGGTTTTCAACGTCGATCAGGCTCATTTCCGGGTCTCCGAATAGGGGTCGGCAGCGTCACGCAGGCCGTCACCCACGAATACAAACGCCATGACCAGCGCGATAAAGAAGATGACCGGGATGAAATACCACTGATAGTTCAACAGCACGTCCGCCTTGGTCACATTCTGCAGCATCACACCAAGGGAATTCACGGGGTCTTTCAGTCCCAGACCAATGAACGACAAGGCCGTCTCGCTCAGCACCATGTAGGGGAAGGAAATCACCAGATCGACGATGATATAGCTGGTGAAACTGGGCAGCAGATGGCGGCGGATGATGTGGCTGGGGGATGCCCCGCACAATCGCGCTGCCAGCACGTATTCTTGGTTCCGCTCCGTCAGCAGATGGGTCCGGACACGGCGGGCCAGCGTCGGCCAGCCAATCAAACCGAGGATCATCGATATAAAGAAGAACCGCGTCTCTGCCGACCATTCTGGCGGGATAAAGGCGGCAATCGCCATGAACAGCGGGATCGCAGGCACCGTTCGGATCGCATCTGTCACCATCTGGATCACACTGTCGAGCCAGCCGCCATAGTAGCCAGAGATGCCCCCGATCACGAGCGCCAGCACAAATGAGATGACGACGCCCATTGTTCCCACCTGCAACGAGGTCCAGACCGCATGAAATGTGCGGCTGAAAATGTCCTTGCCTGCGCTGTCTGTGCCGAACAAGTGGACATAGCCCTCCTCCATACCAAACAGGTGAATGTTGCCAGGAATAAAGCCAAAAAGCTTGTAGTCGTCGCCCTTCACAAAGAACTGCATATAGCGGCGCTCATCTTTGTTGATCTTTTCCACCCAGCGGAAATTGGTCGCCAAAGACCGCTCGCGTGTCACCGTGTACAGGAACGGGCGCATCGAGCAGCCGTTTTCATCACAGAACTTGGGGATCTGCGGCGCGCCGTTCAGGTAATCCTTATCCCGGCCCGCAACAGTCGGATCATACGGCGACAGGAAAGGGGCAAACATCCCCGACAGGATCAACACCAGCAGCACAACTGCCGCCACCATCGCGGCCTTCTGTTTCTTGAACCGGGCCCAGATCAGCTGCCCTTGTGAGGCGGTGAAATAGGCCTCTTTCGCCTTTTGGTTTGGCGCCGTTGTTTTCGTTGTCGTGGTCATCGGCTTACCTCAGGATGCTTTTGCGGACGCGCGGGTCGATGACCGCAAGCAGCATGTCCGTGAGAAAGTTCAGCGTCACGATGGATGCCGTGAGCAAAAAGATGATCGCGCCCGCAAGCTGTTGATCGTTCGAGCGCGCCAATGCTTCAAGCAGCAGCGAACCGGCTTCGGTCAGCGTCAGGATCAGTGCCACGATGGGCAGCTCGTTAAAGATGCGGTTCAGGTCAAACCCCAGCGAATTCACGATCGGCCCCAAGGAATGGCGCGCCGGATAGCGCCACAGCAACCGCACCCCGTGGATGCCGCGCGCCTCTGCTGCGGTCACGTAAAGTTTGCCAATCTCGTCCGACATCAGCGCGCGCACGGTTTGCAGGGCAAAGGCAGTGGCAGACCACCCGAGAATGAAAATCGGCAACCAGGCGTGGCTGAGCAAGTCAACGAACTTGTCCCACGACCACGGCGCGTCCTTGTATTCGGGCGAAAATAGCCCCGTCAGCGTCTCGCCAAAATAGACGGTCGAGACCAGCATGATCATCAGCGCCAGAAGAAAGTTGGGCATCGCCAGACCCAGATAGCTGACGATCCGCAGCGAGTTGTTCAGCAGCGCATTGCGCGACGCGGCCGAGATGATGCCAACAGGAATGGCAATCATATAAGCTAAGAGCAGCGAGCCCAGGCAGATCCAGAGGGAAATCCAGAACTTGTCGCCCAACAGCTGCGCGATGTTCACCCGCAGAATGCAGCTGTCGCCAAACTCACCGCGAAAGGCACCGCTTAGCCAGCTGGCCCACCGGGTCAGGAAGGGGCGGTCCAATCCCAGCCGGGCGCGCTCGGCCTCGATATCGGCCAGCGTGATCGCCGACCCTTGGGTGTTTTTGTAGGCCAGGTACCGCTCGGCGCAGTCGCCGGGCACCAGCTCCATCAGCGAAAACACCACGAGTGACACGATCATCAGCGTGATCAGTGCCATCACCGCGCGAGTTGCCGCAAATCGGGCGAATTGGAACATCGTCTTCCCTTTGGGTATTGGAAAACGGGCGCGAACGCCCGCTTTCGTGTCGTGTTGTCAGAACCCGATCACTCGGTCAGGAACCACTGCGCCGGACGGTACGGATAGGTCCGGTAGAATTCATAGGACTGCGTCTTGAATTCGGTGAAGTTCTGGAGGTTGTTCGAGCGGTAGATCGGGGCAGGCGCGTTCACGGTGCCGATGAACAGCACTTCGCCAGCCATGATTTCGACCATCTTCTGAGCTGCTGCAATCGACGCATCGGTGCCCGGAGCCGAGGACTGATAGGTGTCCAGTTCAGCTTTCAGATCAGCAACCCATGCCGGCGGCTCAACACCGTTTTCGCCGTTCGAGCTGATGTATTCAGCCCACAGCATGCCGGTGCGCACGTCAAAGTAGCCATCAAACGGCGGCACCCAGATCTCGCCATCGCCCAGGATGGAACCGGCTGGCTGGCCTTTGCCCCACATGGTGATGTCCAGCTGGTTCGACGATTGCGCCGAGCGGAACTCGTCCGAGGTGACCTCTTTGATGGTGGTTTTCACGCCAACATCGGTCCAGTTTTGAGCAACCAGTTCCACCAATTGGGCCGAGCTTGCCTGAGTCGAGAACTGCCAATCCAGAACAAAGGGCGAGCCATCGGGCAGATCCCGTGCGCCGTCGCCGTCCTGATCGACCAGACCCATTTCGTCCAGCAGCATCTTGGCGCGCTCGGGGTCGAAACCAGCCTCGTGATCCGACCACTTGGCATCGATGAAATCAGGACGCGGCGAGAAGCCGATATACTGCGTCGGCGTGCCCAGACCAAATGCGGTCACTTCGTTCAGTTCGTCGCGGTTGATGGCAACCGACATGGCGGTGCGGAAACGCACGTCGCCAAACACGGCGCGGCGGGCCTCATCCTCGGCGGTCACGTTGAACGCGATGGTCGGGCTGGCGATGCCCGGCTTGACGTCCACGGTATAGTTGCCCTTTTCTTGGCCTTCCAGCAGGACTGGGGCCGAGGTCAGGTTCACTGCCTGCGATTTGTAATCGACCTCGCCGTTCAGCAGCTTAAGCGTGCGAACCTCTTCGTCACCCACATAGATCTCGTCCATTTCCGAGATGTACGGCAGCTGGTTGCCTGCGGTGTCGACCTGGAAAAAGTAGGGGTTGGCGACATAGTGACGGCCCTCGGTCGTCTCTTTCACCAGGATGTGGCTTTCCAGCGTTGGCATGGTGTCGCGCGGCAGCCCGGCCAGCTTGTCACCTGCCGTCAGCATCGGCGACGGCGTGTCCATCCAGTCCGAGTTGCCATAGTAGGCTTTGATCAAGTCATAGCCACCTTCGTAACCAAGCGCCTTGGCATTCGCATCCGCCTGATCATTCAGGGCCGGGTGGAACTGCTCAAAGAAGTGCTTCGGCTGGAACGGCTGCACATATGTGAACGAGAACGTCTCGATCAGGCCCGGCTTGGGCGCTTCCAGGGTGAATGTGACGGTGACGTCATCGACGGCCTCAACCTTCATCGGCTTGCCGCCGGCCAGGGCATAATCCTTGGCTTCGGCAATGACGTTGGTGTCCATCATCAGGTTGTTGTACCAGAACGCGACGTCCGCGGCGGTGAACGGCGCACCGTCCGACCACTTGTGGCCCGCACGCAAGGTCACGGTCAGCTGGGTGAAATCATCGTTCCAGGCCCACGACTTGGCAACGTTGGGCACCACGGTCTGCAAGTCGTCCGAGTAGCGGAACAGGTTGACGTGGCGCACCGACAGGAAGTCCGAGGTGCCGGATTCCGTGGCGTTCGACAGCGCGTCCAACTGACCACCGTAGGTGCCAACCGCGTCATAGGGTGCGACAACCAACGGCTCGGTCGGCAGACGATCGGCCAGCGCAGGCAGTTCGCCATTGCCACGGATGCGGGCGTTCAGATCACCAATCGCCGGGTTGGCCGCGAAGGCCAGCTCGCAGGATGCCGCGCCTTGGAATTCGGCCAGTTCGAATTGCTGCGGGAATGCGCCTGCGGCGACCCCCTGCATGTCCGCCACGGTGACGGTCGGACAGCTTGCAGCCGCGGCCATGCCCGGCAGGGCAAAGGCGGCGACGCCGGATAGAAGAAGCTTTTTCATGTTACCTCCTGTTGAGATTTGAGGGGGAGCGGTTGACCCGCGACTTGCCCCGGTTATTGGCGTTATGTTTCATTTTTTTGACAGGCTTTGAGCGATCCGGACCTCGATCCCCCACCCGTCAAGCGCCTCGCGCAGCCCGACATCAGGGGATTGATCGGTCACCAAATGCGTGACGTTTTTGGGATCACAGGCCACCATCGGCGCCCGTGTGTTGAACTTGCGGCTGTCTGCGGTGACCACTGCCTTTTCGCTCTGGTTGGTCAGCACGCGGGTCAGCGACGCCTCGTCCGGATTGGACGCCAGAAACCCGTGTTTGGCCGAGATCGCATCCGAGCCGAAGATCACCAAATCATAGTTGAACTGGCGCGCGAATTCTTCGGTCGCGCTACCGAACGTTCCACGCTCGGATGGCAGGATTTCACCCCCGGCCATGAACACGCGGTTGTTGTTGTGATCTGCGAGCGCCGCAACCGCAGCAATCGAATTTGTCACAACAATCAGAGACTTACGCTCGCGCAGTTGTTCGGCGACATAGGTCGTGGTCGACCCGACATTGATGAAAACAGTCATCCCATCCTCAACCAGATCGAGCGTCGCACGTGCGATTTCGGTCTTTTCAGAGGAGTTCTGTTCCAACGCGCCAGAGTACATCGGCGTGTCCGGAGAGCCGCGCAGATAGGTGCCACCGTGGACCCTCTCGACCCGCCCGGCCTGGGCCAATCCCTTGACCAAACGGCGCACGGTTTCCTCGGACACGCCCATCACCTGGGCGATCTGAGCGTTGCGCGCAGACCCGCCAAGACGGGCCAGAACATTCAGCAGTTCGTGCCCCCGATGTGGGATTTTGTCGGCATCACTTTCCATGGCCGCAATGAAACACACAAAAGCACTCGAAAAGCCACAAAAATCCATATGAAATTTTTATGACGCCGGTTTGGCAGTGAAATCCGTGGGCTCTCGTGTGGATTTTCCCCACATTCGGCGAATCAAAAGCACGAAAAAACCCGCCGTAAGACGGCGGGCTTTCGTTCATCTCGCGTGCGGGTGCAGCCTACTTGTAGGTGATCGTCTTCTCGATGACCTCGGGCGGTAGGTCTCGCTCGTCATAAACCCCAATGAAGATTCCTACCGAGGATGACGATCCCGTACGCTTGCCTTCCAAAAACTCAGAACTTACGGTTGTCCGCTGCGACGGGCGGCGAGCCCATTCGGACAGTCGCCCCAGGAACATCTCAACGACTTCAGCGTAGTCCGGGTCAGCCCCCAAATCGTTCAACTCGTCCGGATCGTTTTTCAGATCGAACAGAAGCGGTCGGAACCCACCGTCGGCAAAGACGAATTTCCACTCATTGTCCGCGAGCATAAACAACCGCGCTTGTTTGGGATCAAGATCCAGTGC encodes:
- a CDS encoding ABC transporter permease — translated: MFQFARFAATRAVMALITLMIVSLVVFSLMELVPGDCAERYLAYKNTQGSAITLADIEAERARLGLDRPFLTRWASWLSGAFRGEFGDSCILRVNIAQLLGDKFWISLWICLGSLLLAYMIAIPVGIISAASRNALLNNSLRIVSYLGLAMPNFLLALMIMLVSTVYFGETLTGLFSPEYKDAPWSWDKFVDLLSHAWLPIFILGWSATAFALQTVRALMSDEIGKLYVTAAEARGIHGVRLLWRYPARHSLGPIVNSLGFDLNRIFNELPIVALILTLTEAGSLLLEALARSNDQQLAGAIIFLLTASIVTLNFLTDMLLAVIDPRVRKSILR
- a CDS encoding DeoR/GlpR family DNA-binding transcription regulator produces the protein MESDADKIPHRGHELLNVLARLGGSARNAQIAQVMGVSEETVRRLVKGLAQAGRVERVHGGTYLRGSPDTPMYSGALEQNSSEKTEIARATLDLVEDGMTVFINVGSTTTYVAEQLRERKSLIVVTNSIAAVAALADHNNNRVFMAGGEILPSERGTFGSATEEFARQFNYDLVIFGSDAISAKHGFLASNPDEASLTRVLTNQSEKAVVTADSRKFNTRAPMVACDPKNVTHLVTDQSPDVGLREALDGWGIEVRIAQSLSKK
- a CDS encoding ABC transporter permease; the protein is MTTTTKTTAPNQKAKEAYFTASQGQLIWARFKKQKAAMVAAVVLLVLILSGMFAPFLSPYDPTVAGRDKDYLNGAPQIPKFCDENGCSMRPFLYTVTRERSLATNFRWVEKINKDERRYMQFFVKGDDYKLFGFIPGNIHLFGMEEGYVHLFGTDSAGKDIFSRTFHAVWTSLQVGTMGVVISFVLALVIGGISGYYGGWLDSVIQMVTDAIRTVPAIPLFMAIAAFIPPEWSAETRFFFISMILGLIGWPTLARRVRTHLLTERNQEYVLAARLCGASPSHIIRRHLLPSFTSYIIVDLVISFPYMVLSETALSFIGLGLKDPVNSLGVMLQNVTKADVLLNYQWYFIPVIFFIALVMAFVFVGDGLRDAADPYSETRK
- a CDS encoding ABC transporter ATP-binding protein, producing the protein MSLIDVENLTVQFKTDEGLVTAVDDVSFSLKPGEVMGLVGESGSGKSVTAKSLMKLNARNTVYGPDSRITLHLDDGPVDVMGLKRPRDMQVVRGGAVSMIFQEPMASFAPAMTIGSQMVEQLLIHTNMNKKQAKELSIEMLDRVGILDPSIRFGQYAFELSGGMRQRAMIAMALSTKPKLLIADEPTTALDVTIQAQVLDLMRDLVAEFGMGIIFITHDLSVVAQTADKVAVMYLGRILESGPVRDVIRTPAHAYTRGLLNALPRLDDLDAPLTPIPGDIPSPLERPNGCVFHPRNPELQPGSRYETERPPLTEVTPGHFAALFPEDVPSLP
- a CDS encoding ABC transporter substrate-binding protein; translated protein: MKKLLLSGVAAFALPGMAAAASCPTVTVADMQGVAAGAFPQQFELAEFQGAASCELAFAANPAIGDLNARIRGNGELPALADRLPTEPLVVAPYDAVGTYGGQLDALSNATESGTSDFLSVRHVNLFRYSDDLQTVVPNVAKSWAWNDDFTQLTVTLRAGHKWSDGAPFTAADVAFWYNNLMMDTNVIAEAKDYALAGGKPMKVEAVDDVTVTFTLEAPKPGLIETFSFTYVQPFQPKHFFEQFHPALNDQADANAKALGYEGGYDLIKAYYGNSDWMDTPSPMLTAGDKLAGLPRDTMPTLESHILVKETTEGRHYVANPYFFQVDTAGNQLPYISEMDEIYVGDEEVRTLKLLNGEVDYKSQAVNLTSAPVLLEGQEKGNYTVDVKPGIASPTIAFNVTAEDEARRAVFGDVRFRTAMSVAINRDELNEVTAFGLGTPTQYIGFSPRPDFIDAKWSDHEAGFDPERAKMLLDEMGLVDQDGDGARDLPDGSPFVLDWQFSTQASSAQLVELVAQNWTDVGVKTTIKEVTSDEFRSAQSSNQLDITMWGKGQPAGSILGDGEIWVPPFDGYFDVRTGMLWAEYISSNGENGVEPPAWVADLKAELDTYQSSAPGTDASIAAAQKMVEIMAGEVLFIGTVNAPAPIYRSNNLQNFTEFKTQSYEFYRTYPYRPAQWFLTE